The genome window CAAGATAACCAAGTTGCGATCGCCCATGTGGGAGACAGTCGCATTTACCGAGTTACCAGAAAATGGGGTTTAGAACAAGTCACCACAGACCACTCCGTGGCCCAAGCAGAAATGAAAAACGGCATAGAACCAGAAATTGCCTTGGCTCGTCCTGATGCCTATCAACTTACCCAGGCTCTAGGCCCTAGAAAAAGAGAATTTGTCCATCCTGACGTTAATTTTTTAGAAGTCAAAGAAGACACAATCTTTTTAATGTGTTCCGATGGTTTATCAGACAATGAACTATTAGAAAATAATTGGCAAAGTGTTCTTTTACCCCTACTCAGTGCCAAAGCCAATCTTCAAGAAGGAGTAACCCATCTCCTCGAATTAGCCAATCAAATTAATGGTCATGATAACATCACCTGTATTTTGACCAGAATTAAAGTTCAACCTAATTTAGAACAAAAAAACCCCTTAATCTAAGATAATAATGAATATTAGATAATAAAAGTTAGGTAATGAGTAATTATTAATCATATGAGTATATAGCCTATGTAATAAAGGATTAAGCTATTTTATCAACCCCAAAATAATTGAGATAGATTTCAGAATATAAAATTTTTAAGAAAATTTTGTGAACTTAATTGATCAATCTTTCGTCTATAGAGGCGTAGTAAAACAAACTACTTCGTACTTATTCATTTATTCAATATTCAAACTTAGATTTATCAAATCATTTCCCATGAAAAAAGTTCAATCCTTACTGTCCAAATTTTCCATTAGTGCCTTTGCTCTAATCTTTGCTGCTAACTTTAGCATCCCTTCCCACGCACTAGATGCTTCCTCTGAATCCCAAAATACAGCGAATAACCTTGCAATGATGCACGGTGACCATGACTCAGAAGAAGAAATGGAAATGATGGAAGATGCCTCAGAAGAAACCACAGAAATGGGTTTTAAGGTGATGACCGCAATGTTATCTGGTAATAACATTTATCCTGAGCCTGTCATGACCAATGCAGGAGGGGTTGCTGTGGCAATCTTGGGGCAAGATAATACCTTAATGGTTTATGGTAGTTTCAACGGTTTAAGTAGTGCCTTAAGAGATTATGAAACCGATCCCTTAGATCCTCCTAATCCTGCCGTTACTTCTGCTGTACATTTACATTTAGGTACTCCCGAGGAAAATGGCTCTTTTGCCCGTGCTTTATCTGTCACCACTTCTGAAGATGGCTTAAGTGGTCTTTTCACTGGCACTTATCAATTATCTGACGAAGAAGTTATGGCTCTAGGAGAAGGTAATTTATACATTGATATTCACACAACCATGAATCGTGGCGGTGAGTTGAGAGGAGTTGTTCAAGAGTAATAGTGTTTGAACATTGTTAAATTGATTAATGAATTGAGGGATTTTTGATAGAATCTCCTCTGGTGGGTATATAGCCCACCTTTTATTTTTTGTAAGAATAATTGATGAATCCCATTGTTTTAATTCATGGTTTTATGGATCAAAGTGCTGTGTTTAATTCCATGTTTTTATATTTAGAAAATCAAGGATATAATGTTCATGCAATTGATCTTACTCCTTGTTACGGCACAGCAGATTTGAAAGTATTGGCTCAACAGGTTAAGGAATATATTGATAAGACTTTTGAGAAGGAAGAAAAAGTTAATTTACTAGGTTTTAGTATGGGTGGTTTAGTTACCCGTTACTATTTACAAAAATTGGGAGGTGTGGAAAAAGTAGATAAATATATTAATGTTTCTGCCCCCAATAATGGAACTATCATGGCTTATTTATTACCTTTTTTGGGCATTAAACAAATGCGCCCACAAAGTGATTTTTTATTAGATTTAAATAAGGATATAAATGAAAGTTTATCAAAAGTTAAATGTTTATTTTTATGGACTCCTTTTGATTTAATGATTTTTCCTCCTAAAAGCTCTATCATGAAACCATTTCCCGTGGAAAGAATACCTGTACTAACTCATAAATGGATGATTAGCGATCGCAGGGTTTTAGAAAGAGTTAATAAATTTTTGAAGGAGAAATAAAGTTTAAATTAGTCTCTTTGTATCTTGATTTCCTAGGATTTTTAGACGGGTAAAAGTTTCTTGATAATATTGAGGATAAACAGGTAATCGGGGCTTTAAAAGCCAACCATGGTTTAATAATGTGGTAGTTAAATCCTCTAAGCTATGGTGATAGTAGTCTGGGTTAACTTCATCCTTGGGTACTATCCCCCCTAAATCTGTAACCCCTAATTCTAAGCATTTAATGAGAGTGTTTTCATCTTCAATTAAGTTTGGGGGAATTTGAATGGCTATATTATTTGGTAATATTTCCTTAGCTTTTTTGATGGTTTCAAGCATTTCTAAAGAACTAAAATTATTTTGGGAATAATTATCTTTATTACCTTTGGAATAGGGTTGTAAGATTACTTCTTGAATGTGACCATATTTTTTATGGATAGATGCGATCGCCCTTAAACTTTCCATACGATCACAAGATGATTCCCCAATACCTAATAGGATACCTGTCGTAAAAGGAATCTGTAACACTCCAGCCCATTCTAGTTGTTCTAACCTAAGTTGTGGAATCTTGCTAGGGGCAAAATGATGGACAGTATCTAACAATGATGGGGTTACCTGTTCCACCATCAAGCCCATAGAGGCATTTACCGTCTTTAATAAAGTCATTTCCTCATAACTTAAAGGCCCCACATTGCTGTGAGGAAAAAAGCCCATGGAGAGAGCTAAATGGGCTATGTCATAAATCAACTGTAACCAATCCTTACGCCTTTTTGAGTGGGGATGCACCTCACCACTAAGGATGAGAATTTCTGTAACTTCCTTGCCCTGCAAGGTTGTTAAAATTTCCCTCGCCCTGTCTAAAGTTAACCATACATCTTCTTCAGGATTGGTGCGAAAATTGCAGTAACTACACCGATTAAAACATTCATAGGTTGGTACTAGGGTAAAAGCTGGACTATAAGTTACTATGCGCATTCAATGATTGGGGATTGATGAAAAAGTGTTTTGGTTAGGGTAAGGAATGGCTTTTATTATCATGGTGAAAATTTTGTCACTTCAACCTAACACCTAAAACCTACTTAATAATGAGTGCCAGATTTACGATGATGCACCGCTGTGATACCGTCATCTTTTAACAATTTACCAGCCTGGGCGATCGCATACATAACCCAATGATCACCACATTCGAGGCGATTTTTAACCTCACACTCCACATAGGCGAGGGCATTATTCAAAATCGGGCTACCGTTATCCGCCACATCATGATCAATATTCTGAAAACGATCTTCCCCTGGAGCAAAGGGTTTGAGAAAATGCTTCATCAACTCCACATATCGCCCCTCTTCAAGGACATTGAGGGCAAAACAACTGCCGATGGGCAACAAAGATTCGATCGCCCTTTCCTTGGCCACCGCAACGGTTAAACCGGGGGGGTTAAAAGTAGCCTGAGACACCCAAGAAGCCACCATGGCACCCTTTATCTCATCCCTTTGGGTGGTGACGATACATAACGAGCCTACCAAACGCCCCAAAGCCTGTTCAGTTCTGGCGGTGAGGGAATTGGCGGCGGCGGATTCTTTTGATTTAAGGGCTTTTTTACGTTTTTTCAGGGCTTGAGCAAAATCTGTTCCCGCCTCCTCACAGGTTTTTAGCACTGCTTCCGTGGGTTTAAATTTGACTCGGATGGTATCAAAACCGAAACGATAGCCCCCATCCCTAAATTTATTTTCCAACAAATCGATGGCTTCTCCACTCCAACCAAAAGAACCGAATGCCCCCACTAATTTATTCTTATCGGCGTTGGCAAGGGCGATACCGAGGGCGCTTTGGATTTGGGTAGGGGCGTGACCGCCGAGGGTGGGAGAACCGAAAATGAAGCCTTCACAGCCTTGTATGGCGGTTTTTATTTCCTCGCTTCCTGCAAATTCAGCGTTGATGGATTCTACCCTTACCCCTGCTTTGGTAATGCCACGGGCGATCGCATTTGCTAGGGTTGCGGTGTTACCATAGGCGGAGGCATAAACTAGGGCGACATTAAGGGTTTGATTTTTCTGGGTTTCTAACCACTGTTGATATAAACCTGTTAATTCGGTTAAACCATAACGCACCAAGGGGCCATGGTTGGTGGCATAGATGAAAGATTCTTTTTCCTTAACCTTTTCAATGGCTTTACTAACTTGGGTGGCGTAGGGTGCAATGACACAATCGAAATAATGTCTTCTATCTTCTTGGTAAATACTCCAACCCTCGTCCAAAATTTGATCACCGCATACATGGGCAGAAAATAGCTTATCGGTATAAAATACCTTAGTTTGGCGATCGTAGGTCAAAAGTTGGTCAGGATAACGGGGGTTAGGGGTGGTGATAAATTCTAGTAAATGTCCTTTGCCTAAGTCTAATTGAAGCTCGTTTTTAACAACTGTAATATTGAGGGGATTTCTGGCAGTGGTTTCTTGATAGTTATTCTCGAAGATGGTTTCTAAGGATTTTGCCCCCGTATTGGAGATGATGATATTAATTTGGGGGGCTTTTTGCAATAGGGTATTGATAGTTACTGCCCGATTGGGGTTGATATGTCCTAGAATGAGATAGTCAATTTTTTGTAGGTCAATTCTTTGTTCTAGGGCATCGATAAAGGTTGCGGTGAAGGATTCCCCCGGGAGATCAAATAGGGCGATTTTTTCTCCTTCAATGACAAAAGAATTGGCGGTAGTGCCTCGATTTAGTCCGTATTCTACCTCAAATTTGAGTCTATCCCAAGTACGAGAACGGAATACCCTTGTGTTAAGGGCGATCGGGGTAATTTGAACATCTTTTGATTTTGTCATATTATACTCAGGGTTTAATATTTTTTTTGTTAATGGGGAGTGGAAATTTTATGTTTTATCGATATTTTCCATTTTATCGTCTAACTCTACCCTATCCATAATTTATCAGCAGGAGACAAAAGGAAAGGACTTTTTGTTGAAAAATCAGCTTTGTTAGTATCAATGACTGCTATTGGGGGGTAGTGAAAAAATAAAAATATTTACCAGTTAAACCTGTTAAAAATACCAACAAAGCCATTAATAATTGAGAATGAAACTTTTGATGAAAAAGTATTAAAACTATTCCCCGTTCCCTATTCCCTGTTCCCTGCCCTAAACAAAGTATTGTTTCATAAACACCTATCTATGAAATACAAAACTAACAAAAATCAACAACTAAGTTTATTTGAACCTTCTGCCACTTATAAGTTTAAAAAGCCATCTTTAAAAGCTGAATATAAGATGAGTGGGGAGTATTTACAAAGTTGGAAAAAAAGAATTTATAATTATCAACAAGAAGCGAAAAAAAAGCAAGTAAAACAAACTAATTTATTAACTTCTGAAAATAATATTACTTGGGATATAGATAGTTTTGATCCTTTTTCTATCCCTACCCATACAGATCAGTTTTATAATTTACCAAAATATAATGACAGTGAAAGCTGTTTATATTTTATTTTAGATACGGAATTACCTTTGTTATTGTATGTGGGAGAGACAAAATTATCGCCCTATCAAAGATGGATAAATCATGATTGTAAAGGTTATATTCAAAAGTATATAGAACTTCATCGTCAATACAAAATTAATAGTAATGTACGATCGGCTTTTTGGTGGGGAATTTCCCCTGAGCGTCATATTAGGCAAAGGTTAGAACGGGATTTAATTCTTAAGTGGCGATCGCCCTTTAACAAAGAATCATGGCAACATTGGGGACAACCTTTTAAATAAGGGTTGCTTAAAAAGCGGAATTGAGAGAAAAAAATGGATAAGTGAAAGAATACCTTACTCTCTAGCACTCATCCATTCTCAAGCAGTGAAAAATACTTGGAATGCGCGGGTACAGAGGAGAATATTTTGTGGTTATAAACTGAACAATATATTAAAAGACATTTAGCCGTGGATAGTCTTAGCTTTCCCTTTCTCACTTATTATACAAAGGCAAGTCCGATGATCGAAGAATTGAATTAATCATAATTATTCTTTAAGACTCATTCATATTTTTATAAGTAGCCACAGCAGAGGGGGAAATGCGATTGAGATAACGGAAAATCCAATATTTCAACACCGTATCAAGAATTACAGGGAAAGTGGCAATAAACAAAAAATTAAAATCCCGATTTTCTGCTAAGCCAAGATGACGAGCAACACTTTCCAAGACAATTTCCCAACCATGGGGAGAGTGGAAACCAACAAATATATCTGTAAAAAGAATGATTAAAAATGCTTTGGCAGAGTCACTTAAACCATAAATTAATTCATCCAAAAAAGATTTTAAAACCTGTAATTCTTGACGACTAGAAACGAGGATGATGGCAAAAGAAATAAAAGCAAATATGTCAGAAAAAATATTTTTGATACCATTGGCACTTTGACGACGATAATCTTGGGCTAACTCTTGGGCTTTCTCTTGGATGATAGTTTCTTTTTCTTGAGGGGATAAATTTGGCATTAAGCCAATCATAGTTTTTAGTTGTATATTCTCCTCAAAAATTCTCAATTCGTTGAGGGCTTCTTCCTGTAAGTCTTGATTGATAAAAACGATGTCTTGATGACTAGCAAAATAAGGATCAACAAATGCTCTACCAATGGCTATTTTACTAATATTGTGAACTAAAATAGGAATAATTATTAAGAATAAAAGAAATTTTACTGATACAGCAGTTTTATATTTGGAGCGACGAAAACGATTTATTAATTCTTCTTCTGTGTCGGTAGAATCTGGGTTAATTTCATCTTTTATTTTAGTTAATGTTCGTAAAAATGAACGAGGCAGGACGCTGGTTTTGTCGGAGACTGTTTCTTTTATTTTTTTATCTTCCCCTGCAGGGACATCAATAATGGGGTTTTTTGTTTCTTTGACAAGGTTCGGTACTGTTTTGGGATTAATTTCTGATTCTTGTTGATATTTATTAACTATTTGATCAATAAAATTTAATTTTTCAACAATTAATGATTGGCTAAGGGTTATATTTTTATTAGTCTCATAGGGATAATTTTGTTTATTACTAGCAAATAAGTTGTTAAAATATTGACTTGTTTTAAACTGAGTTAATTTAAGATCAATAGCTTTTAATTTACTATTTAATTCTCCTTGAAAATAGGCAAAAACTCGTTCGCTGTGATTTCCATTTTGAAGAGTTATTTTTTTGTTTTGAAAATGTTCTATTTCTATATTTTTAATAGTCAAAGCTGCTTGATAGGCAGATTCGAGGGAATTTTCGGCACTACGGGCAAGGGAGCGTTTTGTATAGCGAAAAATTTTGTTGAACATGAAAGCTAGACAACAGTTACATGATTTAATATTTTAGGGGTTATTTTTCGACATGGACGACAAATTGCCCAATAACATTGTTATCATAAAAAATATATTGTAAGGTACACCGTTTGATATATTACAAATGCTGAGAATAATCACAGATAAAGGTGAAGCAAAACAAGAGCTAAAAAGAATTGAAAACCGTACTCACAATGATGAGACTCATATTCAAGAGTCCATTGTGAAAGAAATCATTGCGACGGTGAGAAAGCATGGAAATCAAGCCTTGTTCGATTATACTCAGAAATTTGACCGACAAACTATCAATGAAAGTAACCTTAAGGTTAGCGGTGCGGAAATTGATGCGGCTTATCAGCAGATTTCTCGGGATTTATTATCAGCTATTAAGTTGGCAGCAAAGCAGATTGAAGCGTTTCATCAGCAAAAAGTACCTAAGTCTTGGGTAAATTTTCCTTGTGATGGGGTGGTTTTGGGGCGACGTTATACCCCTGTGGATAGGGCTGGTTTGTATGTGCCGGGGGGTAGGGCTTCTTATCCTAGTACAGTGTTGATGAATGCTATTCCTGCGAAGGTTGCTCGGGTACCTCGCATTGTGATGGTTACTCCCCCTAGTGAAGGGGGAAAGATTAATCCTGCGGTGTTGGTAGCGGCTAGTGAGGCAGGGGTGACGGAAATTTATCGGGTAGGGGGCGCCCAAGCGGTGGCGGCGTTGGCTTACGGCACGGAAACTATCCCTAATGTGGATGTGATAACTGGGCCTGGTAATATATTTGTAACTTTGGCGAAAAAGGAAGTATTTGGCACGGTGGGCATCGATTCTTTGGCAGGGCCTAGTGAAGTGTTGGTGATTGCTGATAAACAGGCAAATCCTGTTCATGTGGCGGCGGATTTACTGGCACAGGCGGAGCATGATCCTTTGGCGGCGGCTATCTTGATTACTGATGATGTCGCCCTTGCTCAGGCGGTACAAGGGCAGGTGGTAAAACAGTTGGAAAATCACCCTCGTAAGTTTTTGACGGAAAAGGCGATCGCCCACTATGGTGTAATTATCGTTACCGAAAACCTAGAGGAAGCGGCGGAATTATCCAACCTTTTTGCCCCAGAACATTTGGAATTAGAGGTGGAAGAGCCTTGGGATTTAACCACCCATATCCGCCACGCTGGAGCTATTTTCTTGGGTAATTCCACCCCTGAAGCGGTGGGAGATTATTTGGCTGGACCAAACCACACCCTGCCCACGTCAGGGGCTGCTCGTTACGCTTCTGCGTTGGGGGTCGAAACCTTTATGAAGTATTCGAGTTTAATTGAATATAGCCCCCAAGCCTTACAAAAGGTGTCTGACGCTGTTATTGCATTGACTGAGGCGGAGGGGTTACCCTCCCACGGGGATTCGGTAAGGTTGCGGGTGAATCCTGATGAAAAATAATATTTGATGGGGTGATAAGGGCGCTGGGTAACAAATACCTATGCTATTAGGCTTTGACTGCCACTTTGCGCACTGCGAAGCATCTCTGCGAGATCGCCCTTATAATAATCTAGTTTAGAGGTAATTAGTCTAACTTAATTACTGCCCAATCATCCTGACGAACAAAATTAGTCATATCAGTAAATTTTCTTAATTCAAACTGTTCTACTGTAAAAATAGAAGGGGAATTTGCTAACCATTGGTCATTAATTTTTTTCACCGCAGACTCTACTTTACCTTCGTCAAAACTATCTGTAACATCACCAAAATAACCCAGAGTGATATGCGCCGCAAACTCGTAGTTTTGTTCGATACCCAAAGAAACTATTTTTTCATCCTGATAAATCAGTTGACGCAATTTAATAATAGGTTCATAAAAAGTCTCCGTTGGTGCTAAACAAATGGCAATGGCACGGGGAAAAATAGAAAGTCCTAATACATCAAATTCATAAGGTTTTACATCTTTATAAACAGTCTTATAATCTTTAAAAATACTATCAATTTGTTTTATTAATAGCTCATCAAAATGAGCATCTTGGGCTACAGCATTTAAATATATATCGTCCCAAATTAAATCAGCTAAAGTAACATGAAAACTATCTGCTGGTACAGCTACAAAAAAATCTGAACCCAATGCTTTTACTACCTGTTGCTGAGTTTCAGCTAATTTTTGATAAAACTCTTGATTATGACTAGACTCCCCATGGGGAGGAGTAATAATGGTATATCCAGGAAATTTAACGGGTTTTTGTCCATCAAATTTAGGAGATGATTGGATATTTTGTATTTGTTGCTCATAGTTAGCAGGGGCAGTCATTTGCACAATTCTATTGATGTAGCTTTGATAGTTTCCATCCATTTTTTTATCCTCTATTTAGCTTTAAATTGATATTATTTATAACTTTTTTAAAAGTGATATTCATTATAATTTTTAATGGTATATTTGTCAATATATCTTTGCTTTAGTTGTGGTTGTTACGACTTTCAAGGAGGACAAGGTAGAAAAGTTAATATTAGTAATTATTGTGGTATTAACAAAATATTTTTTCTTTTTATTTACGAGTTTTAATATTTAGTAGTTTAGGTTTTTAATGGTTTAAACTGGTTCCTAAATGCCCTAGAAATCTATAAAATTAATCAAGGGTTTTACCATTATATTTTCTATGGTTAACCTTTAATTCTCACCAATACTATGTTTTGTCGGTGTTGTTAATTTTAGATATGATTTCTGGTTTATTAGGTGGGGAATAGATAATGGTGATAATATTTTCATGGCTCAATTTTGAGGGCAAGTAAATTATATTTCATACCACAACCTTGGCAACCCCGTGTTATTTACGAATAACTTAATCTAGTGATAAGTCGTTGATAATCTGGGTATTGATTAATTAATTCTTTTGCTGTGGCTAATTCAAAGTCTGTAAAGTCGAATCCGGGGGATACGGTGCAACCAATTAAGCTATAAGAGTTTGGTTGACTTACTTCTGATGCAAACCAATCTCCTTGATTAATGACTAACTGAAAAGTGGGATTTTTTCCTGTAGTATCTCCTAACAGTATGGATTTATATTCTCCTGATTTGGTGAGAATGTGGACTTGTAATGGTGTGCCACTGTAAAAATGGAATATTTCATCGCTTTTGAGACGGTGAAAGGCGGAAAATTCTTCCCCTGAGAGTAGGTAATAAATAGCAGTTGAGCAATTTCTTGATTCTGTGGCACGAGATGATAAACCGTTGCTTTTGATAATATCATTACTACGATAGGTTTCTCGATAGTAGCCCCCTTCGGGGTGTTTTTGTAGGTTGAGTTGTTTTATCCAATATTCTGCATTCACTGGTTTTATGGTGGTAAAGGTGGTTTTAAAAGTATTAGGTTATTTTTGCAAAATTTCTAATCCAACTAATTTTATCGTCATTAGAGGAAAGGAGACATTACTTTTGTCCTAATGGCTAACTCCTAACACTTCCAGCAGTAAAGCAATTTTTGTCACCCATGCTAAATACTACCGTAGGGCGAGGTTTTCGGATTGAGAGTTGTTGATAACTCGGTTTAGTTTTCCACTGCTATAACCTTCTAAGTCGAGGGTAACGTAGATAAATCCTAACTGTTGAAAGTAATGGACTAATGTGGGCAAGTCAACTTCATTGACAAAGGTGGCTATTTTTTGGGGTGATAGTTCAATTCTAGCGGTATCTCCTTGGGATCTCACTCTCAAATTAAGATAGCCTAAATTGCGTAAATAAACTTCTGCCCTACCGACACGATGGAGTTTTTGGATGGTGATTTCTTCTCCGTAGGGAAAGCGGGAAGACAGACAGGGTTGAGAAGGTTTATCCCACCATGGTAGGTTTAATAATTTACTGATCTCTCTTACTTGTATTTTTGATATACTTACTTCAGCTAATGGCGATCGCACTTTTCTCTCTTTTGCGGCTTCTATGCCGGGGCGATAGTCTTGTAAATCGTCATAATTTACCCCGTCTATCACATAAGGATAACCTCTTTTAAGGGCGATCGCTTTTAATTTATCGTGCAATTCACTTTTGCAAAAATAACAACGGTTGACAGGATTTGAGGTATAGTTAGGGTTATCCATCTCCTCGGTGACAATCATTTCATGATTAATACCAATTTGTTGGGCTTGATGTTGGGCTTCATCTAATTCTTCAGGTAAAAGGGAAGGAGATACCGCTGTAATAGCAAGGGCTTTGTCTCCCAAGACATCATAAGCAACTTTAGCAACTAGGGTGCTATCAATTCCCCCAGAATAAGCAATTAAAGCCTTATCCATGGTGGCAAAAATACTTTTTAATTTCTCTAGTTTTTCTTTGCTCATTCTATCTATTTCTAATAATCCTACACATAGTATTATATTCTAGTCTGAAGAAGTTTAAGTAATGTACCATTGACATTTAACAATTCAATTAATACATTTTTATTGATTATTAGTTATTAATTATTTATTATCATTATGTCTAAAGATTTAAAATTACAAACCGCTAACTTATATCTAAATATTTCAGATGAATGGTTAGAAAAGCTAGATAATCTTGCCGTAGAAAAAGAGCAAAACATAGAACAATTAGTATTAGATATTATTGGTAACTATTTATCAGATAGTGAGTTAAATTTAGAAAATAATCAACGACTAGAAGAATATCAAAACTTGAATCAGCGTTTAGAAGTTTTAGAAAAAAAAGACTATCAAATAGAAAGATTAACAACCAAATTAGAAATTTTAGAAAAGTTGGTGGCTACCTTACAAACAAAAGAGATTAAAGAAGATACTACAAATAGTAATCAAGATTGGGATGATGAATTTGAAGATGAACCTGATGAAGTTTTAACAGACTTTTTATTGTAGTCTTTTTTTTGGCAAATACTTTTGAACATATCGTCAATATTTTGAAACTAAATCCCCTAAATTATCTTTATATTATTACCTTTACTTTTTTCCATCATATTCGTTTCCGACACTAACTAAGCATTACCATGACAAGTTTTGCTACTACAAAAACAGTATCTTTATGTTTATTTTAAAGAAAAATATTTCTTCAGATAAGAAAACATCATCCTTCAAACAAACTATTACTAATATATTAGGGGAAAAATTAAAACCATTTTGGTTTTTAGCCCCCGCCCTAATTGTCTTAACTCTAATAGTTTTTTATCCTGCTATTCAAGCCTTTAGTCTTAGTTTTTCTAGTTATGGCTATGACTTAACACAACCCCCTGAGTGGGTGGGTTTACAAAACTTTGAAAGATTAGTCCAAGATGAATTATTCAGAAAAACTTTACTCAATAGTCTTCTTTACATGGTGGGAGTAGTACCAGCCTTAGTTATTTTACCATTGTTCTTGGCGATCGCCGTTAACCAAAAATTAAAAGGCATCAACTGGTTTCGTGCGGCTTATTACACCCCCGTAGTAATCTCCATGGTGGTAGCAGGAATCGCTTGGAAAGCCTTATATTGGTCAAATGGTATCTTCAACCAAATTTGGCTAGGATTGGGCTTCTCATCGGGTTTACCATGGTTAACTAGCCCTGACTGGGCTATTTGGAGTGTAATGGTAGTCACCATTTGGAAAGGTTTAGGTTATTACATGGTGATTTATTTGGCTGGTTTACAAAGTATCCCTGCTGAATTATACGAAGCAGGTGCTATCGATGGCTCAGATGGTTGGCAAAAACACTTTGATATTACCATTCCTCTCATGAAGCCTTATATTTTTTTGGTGGCAGTAATTTCTGCCCTCAGTGCGACAAAAGTATTTGAGGAGGTTTTTTTATTAACCCAAGGAGGTCCTAGAAATAGCTCTAAAACCGTTGTATATTACATATATGAAAAAGCATTTCAAGAGTTAGATATTAA of Cyanobacterium sp. HL-69 contains these proteins:
- a CDS encoding ABC-type carbohydrate uptake system permease component; its protein translation is MFILKKNISSDKKTSSFKQTITNILGEKLKPFWFLAPALIVLTLIVFYPAIQAFSLSFSSYGYDLTQPPEWVGLQNFERLVQDELFRKTLLNSLLYMVGVVPALVILPLFLAIAVNQKLKGINWFRAAYYTPVVISMVVAGIAWKALYWSNGIFNQIWLGLGFSSGLPWLTSPDWAIWSVMVVTIWKGLGYYMVIYLAGLQSIPAELYEAGAIDGSDGWQKHFDITIPLMKPYIFLVAVISALSATKVFEEVFLLTQGGPRNSSKTVVYYIYEKAFQELDINYASAMGLVLFMAILVLSIANLILSRTR